The DNA region TGCGTACATGTACAacgaaaaccctcaaagggttaactcCAGTCTCTGCATTGCATAAACCTGCCTACAGGTCACATTATGTTGAATAATAGCTTTTCTTTctgaaaattaggggtgtgcgaatattcgaaatttcgaatatttttctaatactgtttgctatttgattcgattcgcactggaattttactattcgaactattcgaacttcccaatgcagtcaacgtccgattgaaagtgaccccttcagattttcaatatgcttcacctcatcacaccctggtattgcggcaaagctgcctttcaagctctgctgcggtcgcaaatgtattaactcaagaaaacgccggttccaacatggagatgaaagatgtggcagaggtgggggctcaattaatgcttttggacctgaaatttgggcaggaagtccgaaaaatcagaagccaaagctttttaccatccaaaatttcagatgttcttatatatcgacgtctacgaggcagattttgaactccggacttgaagggagcacacccttgaccgccacattagttgggcttccacagaagttgaaagaggaggagaggctgaggaaatggcatctttgcctatcacgtgtaaagtgttgtcggcaacactttggttgcaccaaatcatgtacataaatacaattcggcctctacattgcctcattcctgataagacaactatgaaacaccaccccgccagtgcttcatcaacctagcgaaaagaaacaccttcattttgctatctcataagaatatgcttaggaatcctctctaacttttttttctgcattttcgcttcgaagtatgcgAAAAATGTTCTAGAAATATCCgagaaatattagagaaatatttgattcgatttgcactgacacttcaatatttgaattcgcttcgcacccaaaattttgctattcgcacagttCTACTGAAAATATCTGCCTAACAGCACTTCGATTGAAAATAAAGTGTTTCCAAAAAGGGAAATAGTTTCCATCTTTGCAAGTAATAAAAAACCTCTTCCTATTCTAGATTCATCATTGTCCAGGTTGCATCAAGGGATTGCAGAAATATTTAAGCTAGTGACTTTGAGATtattgagcactttgcagtgccACTTCCATCTCTTATTACTTCTACGATGCAGGTGTTGGATGAAATCATGGACGACCTGGAAGGTTCTGGAGACGAGCACCCACCTGCACCAGCAGTGCCACCACCAAGCAAGGACAGACTGGCACCGCTGGATGTCTCCTTTGCTAACGGAGACTCCGAGCCAGACTCGAGTTATGGCACGCCCGTCGACGAGCTTCCACCGAGCACCTCTGCCGAGCACAGTTCTCTCGTGCATGCGATCCTGCAGGCTGCCGCAGGCTCCCAACTCTTGGCACGGAGTGAAGACTTGCCCATCAATGGCGAGAGTGAAGTGCACGACAAATTGGCCGAGCGAAGAAACTTGTGTGTTGTGGAGCGCACCCTGGTGGATTGCAATGGTGTGAGTGGGGAAGGTAGACTCGGGGGCCAGGTGCCACCTGCGGGCTCCATAGACGAAGAGGCGGGTCTTCAGTCTGCAAGGAGTCCCGCTGTGTCCCACACCAATGGATTTCGTGTAGACGATGGCGCAGTGATGTTCAGGTACGAATACACAGCTACTCAGGGAGGCATGAACAAGAGTTCTTTAGATGATGACGCATTCGTAGGATGCTTTTGTTTCATACCTTGTTCTTAACAGTGCTGTGTGCTGCAAATTTAAATCGAATCTGGCCCTGATACAAAAGAACATGCGAAATGTAGGATCCGGCTCTCTGCAGTTTTGGGTATGTGATATAGTGCATTGATACACAGGCCTCCAATGCCTCTTATCAACATTATATTCGCGAGCCTGTTGCCTTCTGGGATCTGGTCCCTTCATGGTAGAATAATTTCTAAGGTGTTGTGCTGCTGTGCTCAAGAATGTGGGTTCAACTCCTGGCCATGGAAGTTGCATTTCAACGGCAATGAAATGAAGAAATATTCAAGTGCTTAGATTCAAGTGGACACCAAAGAAACTTGGGTTATCTAAATCAATGCGTAGTCACCCCACTACAGCATGTCTCATATTAACGATGTGCCATTGGAACTTAATATCTGGAAATCTAACATAATCTGACAtaattgggacgttaaacccaagatattattattattattattattattattattattattattattattattattattggctggCGGGCATCTGTAACTGAAAATGcaaaatatacagggtgtttttttatagacaatacagatttttataacaatcctatgacagtaaagctcttgtcgttttcgcacacgcactccacgtcgaggcagaaatactttcccgcagttATAGTGACACTATTACCACTAATTAACagactcgttaattaactttttaattatttacttgagggcaggtgtttatattagaaagttgtaatGCATATCAATCTATGGCATGCCTAttttttacaaatcacaaaagttgcattAGGTTCAAGATATTCTTCATCGAatgtcaagggcgaaatcgaaactgatcgcgcaaggcACTCATGAAGTGCAACTGTTCTGCTACATCAAACCGGAGCTACTAGTCACAAGGgagcgacgaaatttgaatgaaggtgcaCCGCAGCCGTATGTTTTCATGAAAAGCTGCAAGTTATCTCACTTGTGCCCGTGAATCACCTTATTTTCgtgcgtagtgtttggtgcttatccatTTCTTTCGAACTCTGCACaagaaaaccacgatatcaaccttttctttgtctggtaagcataaaactcaggggctgcCATTtcagcgcttcttcttgcagacaagcGAAATCATTATTCGcacctctttatagtttaagaaagaaacacataagcaCTACCCATTGTACACAAACATTAAgttgtctacttgtgtatttcagaacaCTGGCCAATTTTTCTGCCCAGATTCTGCTTCTGTGCGCCTTCATCCAAATTTCATCACTTGCCtgtcacgtgtcgtcccggtgttCCGCCGCATTTTGTGTGCGCCGGGCGCGAtcggtttcgatttcgcccttgaaatttgatgatgaatatctcgaactacgtgcaactattgtgatttctaaaaaatgggtgtgccataaattgacacacactacaactttctaacataAACACCTGCcatcaagtcaataattaaaggagcactgacacaaaattttgaaggcgagataacccaTGCGatggatttgtgtggacacacacgcatcatctacgaaatatcaatggataatatagcctagaacatatttaaaatcgcatttaaagtgcgcgtcgcgccactccacgcgaaacgcgcctttggtgtccttgtaaacaaccaaccgccacctgcatcacgagtttgtgttggctgccacgattgttgcgggcgctctctcccactgtCTCCTAGCAGatcttttcaacggaaagaaggggagacttgcacgggagtacaaaggctgatgtcctcgcctcggcagtgcatcttgggtgggggggggggggtcacgcatagttacaacgcctcagagggcgttgtagcagcacccaggaagccttcgttgaaaagagttgtcgacgcggtgctcacatgcacgcggttttgtgtgctcacgtagccagctatgtttacatagccaccactctgggtcctgcctccctcggcgctttctgaaaccaaaactgcgactgggcgctataaaaccgtctcctaataattaacggttgcgcactcgagcaaacgagctttccagccgtgataagtgggtcgttaactacttatcgcaacagaaaaaacaagatgcaagattttggtgtcagtgctcctttaaaaagttaattaacaagtttttgttaattagtggcaacagtgtcattttaactgtggcaaagtttttccgcctcgacatagagttcatgtgcaaaTACAGCAAGaggcttactgtcataggatatttataaaaaatctgtattgtataaaaaaaacaccctgtatattgttgTGAAGCATGGCATTGGCCACACCTTGCGTTTCGAGGTGCATTTTGAACTGGCAGGCATACGACGAGACAATGACCTGAGCGATCAGTGAATACATCTCTATGGTCATTAGGCTGGTTGAATGATAGCAGACACCTGTGCTCTTGGTTGACTACTGGCGCAGCCACCAGCTGCCTTGATACTGTCTCTTCTAGGCAGTGTCAGCAGTGTGTCATATTTTTCTCAGTTTAGATCATAAACTGTGGTGTGTGTTCTCAAATCCTCAAATCTAAGCAGACCCTAGAGTTTGGTACAACGGTATTTGAAAGGAAAGCATCTCTCTACCTAAATTCGAGTAAATCCAGTATTCTTGATTATGGAGGCACTTTCATAACATTGAACTTAATTATACCTAGGTCTGACTGCTCAGACTCTGCTTAATCTTGTGGTCAGAGTGGCTTGTTGGCATTGAGTTGGTTTCAACAGCTCAGATATTAAAGTGAAGGCCAACAGATTAATATTTTATTAAGTGAAACACTAAAGAGGGAAATGCTTCTGCACTGCCAAAAGCCACTGTTACTATGATCGAAGGCTTGGGAAGCTGGAGAATGCGATCGAGCAAAGCACAGTGAAAAACTACGAAGGTTGTACCAAAAGTAAGGTTCCCACTGAGCTACAACCTTGCGGGAAGGCGCTAGGCTAAATCTGACAACAGTGCCGTGCGCAGTTCCCCCTCTCTTGAGACTGCCCGTCCGCAATTCGCTACGTCGCTCAGTGTTCGCTTGGCAGCCGTCAGAGATGGAAGTGTTGATCGCCGCTCCTGCCAAGTGCGAGGTTCGAGCAATAATGTGATTTCTCCATGCAAGGAAGTTACCGCCCGTGGAGATTCATGGGCAACTGACTGAAGTTTATGGTGAAGAGTGCATGTCTCTTTAGCACGTCCGCAAATGGTGCAGAGCTTTTGCTGAGGGTCGCACGGAAGTTCAGGATGGAGAACGAAGTGGAAGACCGCCGGTTTTGGTTGCAGTTGCCCAGAAGATCAACAGTGAGCTGCTCAAAGATCGGAGGGTCACTGTCCCTGAACTTGTTGAATGAATTCCTGAAGCTTCCCATGGCACAAGTGAAAGAACTTTAACAGAAACGTTGAGTTTTCGCAAGGTGTGTGCTCGCTGGGTTCCCCGGATGCTGACTGATGGACACAAGGAGCAACGCCTTGACTCTGCTCGCAAGTTTCTTCAACAATGTGAAGGGGGAGGCAACAAGGAGAAGTTGTTGGACTCTATAGTCACAGGGGAGGTGAAATGTGGGTGTTTCATTACATcaccaaaacaaaacaacaatctCGTCAGTGAAACATTGACCAAACTTCGGCGAGCAATCCAGAATCGCCGGAGAGGACTGCCGACGGAGGGAGTAGCGCTTCTTCATGACAACGCTTGACCCCACGTCGCTCGTCAAACACGGGAGCTTTTGAAGAAATTTGGGTGGACTGTTATGCCCCATCCCCCGTACATCCCTGACTTAGCCCCCAGCGATCATAACCCCTTCCCCAAGGTAAAGGAACGCTTAGGTGGCAAACGCTTCAAGAGCGACGATGAAGTGCAAGCAGAGGTCACACGCTTCCTCGACGGGTTGGCGGGAGACTTCTTCAACTTAGCAATACAAAAGTTGGGCACCGTCTTCAAAAGTGTGCCGAAAAAAAtggagactatgttgaaaaatagaCAAAAGTGTAAGCTTTTCAACAATGTATAAATTAATGACAATACACAATGTCTTCTATTTGTAAAAAATATGGGAGACCTTACTTTTGGTACAACCCTTGTATTTGAGGAGAGAAATATGCTCATGCGCAAGTAGTACGAGAGTTGTGGCTGGGCGAGGAGGCTTCATGAGAGAGCACAAGAGATGTTGCATCCAGTGTGCTGCCATCATTTTCATGAATGCCTGTGAATGTgaccaagaaaaatatatatcACATATATTGTGTGCTTTTTCAGATATCAGGTAATATCAAACAACAGAAGTGATGCTCAGTTCAGCGACAGTTATTACCGAATAATGCCCTTAAATACCCGCTGTGCCATTCTTCAAACGAGCTACTACTTAGTCATCCCAAAGCAGACAACACCTGCCATTGGATCACCACTGAATGGCCTTGAAGCGGCGAACATCTGCGGAGAGCATCCTGCATGATTTGCCATCTCCACAAGCCAACACACATGGCACAGGACAGATTGGCATCAATCCCTTGGCAGTGATTTGATTGAGGCAGCCAAGCAAGCTCTGTTTCACCTCTTAGCTAATTTGCTGCTCCTGCAGACAGGCCTCTCTCTTCCCACACCATCTTTCCTCAGGATTTCCATTTTCTTGGCTAAAAATGGACTCCATTTTAGCAACTTTTCGTTCATTGTTACTGGAGTAACAATCATGCAAATACAAGAAGGATGGTTTGAAGTCCTTGATGTCAGTGTACCGGCGCTGTGATTTCAGCACCAGACTTTAGGAATTGATGTTGGCTTTCATTTTCAATTTTGTAATGAACCCTGGTGCGATAAATTGAAATAAATTCTAAATTTGAACGAATACTTCATCAAAACTCATCATGTTTCATTTTAGTGTTTTGTGGGTATCTCCATTAGCATGAGCTAGAGTTGCCCTATGAATAAAAATGAAGGTAAACCTTATTTCTCTCGCAGTTGCACAGTAGCCAGGACAAAAAAACTGCATTGTGCAGCGTGAGGATCACCCTTTGATCACTCGACAGTGGTGGGGAAACAAGGCTATGACAGCTTGAGTGTGATGCATTTCTGTGGAATACAGAATAGCAGGGTCTACATCAGTAGTGCATTGATGTGTTCGCAGCAGATATCTGGTGTCTAATGTGGCCCATCCTTCTGGCATTATTTTCTTGTCCAACCTTCATCGCGTATACATGTTCAGCAAGCAATTGCAAAGTTTCCATTGGGACTTATTTGCTACTCATTCAGCTGCAGTAGGGTAAAAACTAGTATATCtgtagtatattatagcaagctTGTGGTGCCTATGCCCTGTAGCATGTGCAAGTGTAAGCCACATCACTGAGGAATACTGAATGCAGAACACCCAGAATATATTTGAAGCCTTTCTTATGCACAAAAAGGAGACCAGGGTTGCTAGGTCAAAAAACAGAAAATAGCCCAGAAATTAAATAAACTAGCCAGAATGTAGCTAACTTGACCTAAGGGCTGTGAAAGTAGCCAAAAGTGACCACGCATGTGTAAAAACAACTGCaacttttttatttaaatgactccATGCAAGAACCTTTTCATGGAAATCTAGGGAAGTACAGCAAGAACCCTTCAAGATCATAATTGCTGAGATTGAAGTATGAATTGTTGACTTAGCACTCATTTCGTGAAGGATTATGAAGCTTCTATCGCTGTTGCAAAATGAAACTCTCCACGTCTTGCTTGACTTTTCAAAGTGTCTACTACAAGTGCCAGCCTTATGGCGACAGTAAacatgagtgtgctcaaaataCCAGTTAGTGGGATTGAGGCATAAATTGCAGTCTCTTTCACAATCGTTTCTCACATGATGATGGAGTCCGAGCAGTTTATATTCCCGAGTCACAGTTGGTACCTAATCCCAAGAAATACCACAGACAATTTCTAATGTTGATGAGTGCAGAGCATCCTGGGTTCAGATCGCTTtggttgtcctgttcacttccaattacagTTTAATGTTGTGTTCAGCAATACGTGGTCACTGgacccatgcaacagttttcctcCAAGGGCCAACCACATATCCAAAAGTATTTTATTTTGTGTAATGCAAGGACCAAATTCAATTTTTCAAACTGGAAGCACTCCTATGCCGCCATGTTTTGATCCCGCATACTCGAATGCCAGTGGCTGCGACATCACAAGATATGATTATTTGGTTCAAATTGAGGGAAcgagaaagtagccaaaagtagccaagtagccaagatgTCTTTTTTGCCACCACCAACCTAAAAAAAGTTACCAAAAtggtgcaaagtagccaaacctggcaatccTGAAGGAGACCTCAGTGTTTGCATGCCATTCTTAGAATGCATGAAGAAAGATATCATAGCTGTGGCAACAGTTCTATCACATGTTTCCTGCTTCCTCTTTGCTTCTCTTTATAGTTGTGTAAAGTTTGAGGCAAGAACCAGTCGACTGATATGGTTGCTTGTCTGTGCAATGCACGGGTCCTTCATTCCCTGTGTTTTGCTTGGCACTAGCCTTATGAATCTGAGCTGTGATTGAGCTACTGATGTTGTCACAAGATTTAGCAGCCCACTTGCACTTATGGCCGTTGCATTCACACAGGCCAAACCAGTGCCTCGCTACCAGCCTACCTAGCGGTGTGAGCGGTTCCTCGGAAAATGGGCTCGGAGGTCAGGGCCCCAGTGACGAAGACGCAGCCCAGTCATCCATCTCGGGCAAACCGGTGGGCACGGTTCCACCCTTCCGCACAGTGGCAGCCACCGACAGCAAGACCCCAGCTGGTGCAGGTGGTGCTGGTGTCGGTGGGCACGAAAGGGCTGTGGCAGAACTGGCATCCCTGTCGGGCAAGCTGGTCCGCATCCATTCACTCATGCAGGCTCGTGTTCAAGAGCGATTGCGCACTGATCACGAACAGATGTAAGTGTGAGCTGGGCTACCTACtcgaatttatttatttgtacttaAGTGCCCAATGTACCCTGTGGCCATTACTTGTTGGAGGGGGGGTAGCTGCGCACAATAATATGTTAACAGGAAACATATATCAGAGCAGCTGACACTTGTATGCAAATACATGACAGGTAAAAAGAGTGATAATTGCTGACCATGCACACTGTCTCTGAACACCAGCAATGGCTTCTCATGTGCTTTCATCAACCACATGCTCGTATTGTAACGGTGGACGCAGGAACACAACCGAGAAGTGTCAGTGAAGGATGTAAGTTTCTAGTGGGGCAAATTTGTGGCCAGAAAAGAACTCAACATGTAAATTCACTTCTCGCTCTTTCATTTGAGGTCATAGTAGTGAGCACCTGTGTAACTTATAAAAGGAGTTTGTTGATAGGCCAACAAACTTAGTGCAGCAGTGCTTTAAACCACTGGTGCCGAAATGCAGTTTGTGGTGGAATTTTTAAGCCTAGGCAGGCTTGTGCGAATACAGCTTTCTTGGTTGCAAGCAAAGTCAAAGCAAACAGTAATTAGCATCAAATtcaaatagtagcagaatttAAGTGATA from Rhipicephalus sanguineus isolate Rsan-2018 unplaced genomic scaffold, BIME_Rsan_1.4 Seq1364, whole genome shotgun sequence includes:
- the LOC119376545 gene encoding uncharacterized protein LOC119376545 produces the protein MEAQRATHEAQRSRVHDLQVQLGEAREGCEFLQAERATLAEAQLESEAEMRRLRGLLEAALETSRILYQRCAKLFAKCQQKSVRLSQLESQLECQRPIAEATASSSQALAQLSAKLQAFLKTSVLFAASHLQLDSEVLDEIMDDLEGSGDEHPPAPAVPPPSKDRLAPLDVSFANGDSEPDSSYGTPVDELPPSTSAEHSSLVHAILQAAAGSQLLARSEDLPINGESEVHDKLAERRNLCVVERTLVDCNGVSGEGRLGGQVPPAGSIDEEAGLQSARSPAVSHTNGFRVDDGAVMFRPNQCLATSLPSGVSGSSENGLGGQGPSDEDAAQSSISGKPVGTVPPFRTVAATDSKTPAGAGGAGVGGHERAVAELASLSGKLVRIHSLMQARVQERLRTDHEQM